A stretch of the Lolium perenne isolate Kyuss_39 chromosome 3, Kyuss_2.0, whole genome shotgun sequence genome encodes the following:
- the LOC127339325 gene encoding uncharacterized protein: MASTVHKTASTHKSAVVRGTHEFHIVGCSGRKRFASVGVTSVTSIKSGSFLAGGHTWALACGFDHEGHLATITLELLGIGAKDGAKDVVATAGIRIEDPLGDWPPAVWRSQDAMIFQANRTWELSVPEDYHGHESRYVRDDRLSVQCTVDVLEEYSPEAAVETRNCFVCVVPPPTIAQDLHKLLLADESGYEERRRRCMEPDVIFVVEETEIQAHKLVLAMRSSVFAAEFRWHTNGTRLSIDDISASTFRAMLRFIYTDELPIKASNTAAQPQRACKEKYASKRCGSMARDLLVAADRYDLERLRLMCHNILAESIDTSTVMGTLLLVRGRHSCRELEDSCIEYIASHPEVYAGVMATEECQELKKSCSPLIIEIMERVATHNHNRNGAFESSSTPGRLLEKSWSMYSASEEVHGVHEFRIHNFCHVMRSLGVYQTICSGSFQVSNYDWMLEMYPSEERQGSICMDLRLLSYPPADGIKVNENYLVYDPSAKAPVNVIKDAVVPTTYTQKDEAWGYENFITFESAKSQYLAHDGSLTIYANIAITKEQPYTSSSIPTTGATVIVPSSSIALQLQQLMVSEQGADVRFLVEGSEIHAHGLVIAARSPILFEAVAAAADNNDNLRVVSINGIKATVFKAVLHFVYTDELPTFCSTVIAEDVLAAACRLGLDRMKIICENILAEKISQDNAFDILMVARSHHCSKLEDYCLDFILSVPPLAKDVMKTVSLSCMFRRRSDITKDVVAVAGIRMEDPCVQL; encoded by the exons ATGGCGTCCACGGTTCATAAGACGGCGTCTACGCACAAGTCGGCGGTGGTCCGAGGCACGCACGAGTTCCATATCGTCGGCTGCAGCGGCCGCAAGCGCTTCGCCAGTGTGGGCGTCACCAGCGTCACCTCCATCAAGTCCGGCTCCTTCCTGGCCGGCGGACACACCTGGGCCCTCGCCTGCGGCTTCGACCATGAAGGTCACCTCGCGACCATCACACTCGAGCTTCTCGGCATCGGCGCCAAGGACGGCGCCAAGGACGTCGTTGCCACTGCGGGCATCAGGATCGAGGACCCGCTTGGTGATTGGCCGCCCGCCGTGTGGCGAAGCCAGGACGCCATGATATTCCAAGCGAATAGAACCTGGGAGCTGTCCGTTCCAGAAGATTACCATGGCCATGAATCCCGCTACGTGAGAGACGACAGGCTCAGCGTCCAATGCACCGTCGACGTCTTGGAGGAGTACTCACCCGAAGCTGCTGTGGAGACTAGGAACTGTTTCGTCTGCGTGGTGCCGCCGCCGACCATTGCTCAGGATCTCCACAAACTTCTACTTGCCGATGAGTCGGGCTATGAGGAGAGGAGGCGACGTTGCATGGAGCCAGATGTGATATTCGTCGTGGAGGAGACCGAGATCCAGGCGCATAAGCTGGTGCTCGCGATGCGATCATCGGTCTTCGCCGCGGAGTTCCGGTGGCACACGAACGGGACGCGCCTCAGCATCGATGACATTAGCGCATCCACCTTCAGGGCTATGCTCCGCTTCATCTACACGGACGAGCTTCCCATTAAAGCAAGCAATACAGCGGCCCAGCCCCAGCGTGCGTGCAAAGAGAAGTATGCATCGAAGCGGTGTGGATCCATGGCACGCGACCTGCTCGTGGCCGCGGATCGGTACGACCTGGAGAGGCTGAGGCTCATGTGCCACAACATATTAGCAGAGAGCATTGACACCTCGACTGTCATGGGGACATTGTTGCTGGTGCGTGGCCGTCACAGCTGCCGTGAACTCGAGGATTCCTGCATCGAGTACATAGCATCTCACCCCGAGGTATACGCCGGTGTGATGGCGACGGAGGAGTGCCAGGAGCTCAAGAAAAGCTGCAGCCCTTTGATTATCGAGATCATGGAAAGAGTAGCCACGCACAACCACAACCGCAACGGGGCCTTCGAGTCCTCCTCCACGCCGGGCAGGCTTCTGGAAAAGAGCTGGTCAATGTATAGTGCGTCAGAGGAGGTACACGGCGTCCACGAGTTCAGGATCCATAACTTTTGCCACGTCATGAGGAGCCTTGGTGTTTACCAAACGATCTGTTCGGGCAGTTTTCAGGTCAGCAATTACGATTGGATGTtggagatgtacccatcagaagagCGCCAAGGGAGTATCTGTATGGACCTCAGGCTGTTGAGTTACCCACCAGCCGATGGTATCAAGGTGAACGAGAACTATCTGGTCTACGACCCAAGTGCAAAGGCTCCTGTGAATGTGATAAAAGATGCAGTTGTCCCCACCACATATACCCAAAAGGATGAAGCCTGGGGATACGAAAACTTTATTACATTTGAATCCGCAAAATCGCAGTACCTAGCACATGATGGTTCCTTAACCATATATGCTAATATTGCCATCACCAAAGAGCAGCCATACACTAGCTCGAGCATCCCGACCACGGGGGCCACGGTCATTGTGCCATCGTCAAGCATCGCCTTGCAACTCCAACAACTAATGGTGAGCGAGCAGGGGGCGGACGTGCGGTTTCTTGTCGAGGGTAGCGAGATTCACGCGCATGGTCTTGTTATTGCTGCGCGATCGCCAATCCTATTTgaagcggtggcggcggcagcggaCAACAACGATAATCTCCGTGTTGTATCCATTAATGGCATCAAGGCAACTGTCTTCAAGGCTGTGCTCCACTTTGTCTACACCGATGAACTGCCGACCTTTTGTAGCACGGTGATTGCAGAAGATGTGCTGGCCGCGGCATGCCGGCTTGGCCTCGATAGGATGAAAATCATTTGCGAAAACATTTTGGCCGAGAAAATCTCGCAAGACAATGCGTTCGACATACTGATGGTGGCGCGCAGTCACCACTGTTCCAAACTCGAGGATTACTGCTTGGATTTCATTTTGTCGGTTCCACCCTTGGCCAAGGACGTGATGAAAACGGTCAGCCTTAGTTG CATGTTCCGACGCAGGAGCGACATCACAAAGGACGTCGTCGCCGTGGCCGGCATCAGGATGGAGGACCCGTGTGTCCAGTTGTGA